The stretch of DNA GCCGCTGCTCGCTGCGGGGGAAGGGGCGCTCAGCCGGGGTTGCCCCTCCTGTCACCAGCTGGAGGCTGCCAGGACCAAGGAGGCCGGCCGCGCCCCTTAAACACACAGGCGTTTACCCTCCTTCCCATGGAAACCTCCATTCTGAAAGGAGGGAGCAacctgagggaggagggaggcgaaCCCAGAGTGCGGAAGTGGCTCCAGGAGTGCCTGAACCCAGGGGTTCCAGGGAACCGATAAAGACACCTAgaacccccctcccttcctcaccaAGAGCCTAGTGAGGTGGATTCGGGAGTCGACCATCCCGAGTACAGGGAGGAGCGCAGGGCGTCTGGGAGCCTGAGAGGGTACCTTGAGGGCCAGAAGAGGGGCCCCTGGAGTTGGGCAGTCGGTGAGGGTGGCTGGAGCCCTGACAGACCCCAGCGTCGGAGCGCGCGTGCTTACCCGTGAGGCTCGGCGCGGGGTCCTTGAACTCGGCGGTGCCGTAGACGCTGAGCCGCTGGCGCTGCAGCTCCCGCTCGCGCTCAAGCACCTCGCGCACCTCCTGCTCCAGCAGCGACGGCGCGACCCGCGGCGGGGCGCGGGCCAGCACCGGGCACCGACCCTGCACCGCCAAGCGCGGTCGGCCTCCGGGATCCGGCAGCCCCTGCAGGTCCGCGCCGCCTTCAGCCGCCGGCAAGGAGCCGCGTCCCCCAGCGGCCTCAAAGAATCGCCGGAGCTCACCCAACGGCTGCGGCTGCGGCCCGGCGCGCTGCTCTGGGGCTGCGGGGCTCGCTAGCGCCGCCTGACGGTGGGCCTCCCGCTCGATGTCTCGCTGCATCTGCGCGCCCGCCCGCGCGCGCTCCAAGGCGCGCGGGagcgcggggccggggccgggcagGCTGAGCACCGGCCGCACGCGCAGCTCGACGAGTTCTCGGCCTGCGCGGCGAGGGCTCAGGCCTCGGCTCCGGCGCAGGCTCTCCTCGCGTTCGCAGCTGCGTCGTATTTCTCGTTCAATGGGCGTCTCCATGAGCGGCTCCTCGGGGCCCtggttggggggggtggtcttCGGGAGCAGTAAAAAATGCTGCAGGGGGCCTTCGGAGTCTGACTCCGGGGAGGAGGTCTCGGGATCCTGAAGAGGACAGTGCTTTGGGACCACCGCGCTTCGCGCTTCAGACGGCTCGGGGTCGTGGTTGCCGGACCAGAGACTCCCAAAACCCTCAGCTGCAGACGGCCCGGGGCGTTCTGCGTCCAGCCCCGCTGATGGACCCGAGACTTCGCTCTCTTGCTCAGAGATCTCCGCGCCCTGCTCTAAAGGGGGCACGGAGACCTTGCCTCCT from Neovison vison isolate M4711 chromosome 6, ASM_NN_V1, whole genome shotgun sequence encodes:
- the MISP3 gene encoding uncharacterized protein MISP3; this encodes METPIEREIRRSCEREESLRRSRGLSPRRAGRELVELRVRPVLSLPGPGPALPRALERARAGAQMQRDIEREAHRQAALASPAAPEQRAGPQPQPLGELRRFFEAAGGRGSLPAAEGGADLQGLPDPGGRPRLAVQGRCPVLARAPPRVAPSLLEQEVREVLERERELQRQRLSVYGTAEFKDPAPSLTASSGDGKLAVIWPPRRKASESGLEQEEQKT